A genome region from Astyanax mexicanus isolate ESR-SI-001 chromosome 19, AstMex3_surface, whole genome shotgun sequence includes the following:
- the cbx4 gene encoding E3 SUMO-protein ligase CBX4 has product MDLPAVGEHVFAVEGIEKKRVRKGRIEYLVKWRGWSPKYNTWEPEENILDPRLLVAFQNRERQEQQMGYRKRGPKPKHLLIQLPAFARRSSSILAGLQETSLDDENQLKMDCLQMHRSQPQQYQLNSKKHHQYQPNSKEIPAEPHINGKKKHFYQLNSKKHHHYQPDPKMYDQQPTKPKEVKGHDPSIKGWNLPPALQQKWARDKDNGCLNKVNDLAVEHKQLPATVNKEQQALKTSLKEPSLPNGISSKMKIIRNKNKNGRIVIVMSKYMDNGVQSSKVKNGDLSGMEKPHLAEESLNGNRGNGIPVTPGQENGVAKDNGVYSSSATSSNGHKVPHKKIDLPRTKTAVDVDHKADQKMDIIDLSDDQPLRLSTKANSSPVPSVSSETDCARYQPGHRKRNLSEPHDGGIDCKRFISSRSISAPNPVFSSPQREPMDLHCSGQNTNTNRSYSYDFTDTIPEEPIDLSCGRTRLQAETCGNSAETPVTVEEDTPQTSEKSEEPVSYFKPFAGNIIITDVTTNCLTVTFKEYVSI; this is encoded by the exons ATGGATCTACCTGCCGTTGGAGAGCACGTCTTCGCGGTGGAGGGCATCGAGAAGAAGCGCGTACGGAAG GGCAGAATCGAGTATCTGGTGAAGTGGAGAGGGTGGTCCCCAAA ATATAACACATGGGAACCTGAGGAAAACATCCTCGACCCTCGTCTTCTTGTAGCTTTCCAAAACAG AGAGAGACAAGAGCAGCAAATGGGATATCGCAAAAGGGGGCCTAAGCCCAAACACCTCCTTATCCAG CTACCTGCATTTGCACGGAGGTCAAGCAGCATCCTTGCTGGTCTTCAGGAGACATCGCTAGATGATGAGAACCAGCTCAAAATGGATTGTCTCCAGATGCACCGTTCCCAACCTCAGCAATACCAGCTCAACAGCAAGAAACACCACCAGTACCAGCCCAACAGCAAGGAGATACCAGCAGAACCACACATTAATGGCAAGAAAAAACACTTCTACCAGCTAAACAGCAAAAAGCATCATCACTATCAGCCAGACCCCAAGATGTATGACCAGCAACCCACAAAACCAAAAGAGGTCAAAGGGCATGACCCATCTATTAAAGGATGGAACCTCCCTCCAGCCTTGCAACAGAAATGGGCACGTGACAAAGACAATGGCTGCTTAAATAAAGTTAACGATCTGGCTGTGGAGCACAAACAGTTACCTGCTACTGTTAACAAAGAGCAGCAGGCACTGAAGACCAGCTTAAAGGAGCCTTCACTTCCCAATGGTATCAGCAGTAAGATGAAGataatcagaaataaaaacaaaaatggacGAATTGTCATTGTCATGAGCAAGTACATGGACAACGGAGTCCAGTCGTCCAAAGTAAAAAATGGGGATTTGTCTGGAATGGAGAAACCGCACTTAGCTGAGGAATCTTTAAATGGCAATAGAGGTAATGGCATACCAGTCACACCAGGCCAAGAGAATGGTGTTGCTAAAGACAATGGTGTCTACAGTTCCTCTGCAACCAGTTCAAATGGTCACAAAGTGCCTCACAAAAAAATTGATCTACCGAGAACAAAAACTGCTGTAGATGTGGACCACAAAGCCGATCAAAAAATGGATATAATTGATTTATCAGACGATCAGCCTCTGCGACTGAGCACCAAAGCCAACTCTTCCCCTGTACCAAGTGTATCAAGTGAGACGGACTGTGCCCGCTACCAACCTGGTCATCGTAAACGTAATCTGTCAGAGCCTCATGATGGTGGTATTGATTGTAAGAGGTTCATCAGTTCCAGGAGTATCAGCGCTCCCAATCCTGTCTTCTCATCCCCTCAGAGGGAACCTATGGATCTTCATTGTTCtggacaaaacacaaacacaaacaggagCTACAGTTACGACTTTACTGATACCATTCCTGAAGAACCCATTGACTTGAGCTGTGGGCGGACTAGGCTACAGGCCGAAACTTGTGGGAACTCTGCAGAAACTCCCGTCACAGTGGAGGAGGACACCCCTCAGACATCAGAGAAGTCAGAAGAACCAGTCAGCTATTTTAAGCCATTTGCCGGAAATATCATTATTACAGACGTCACCACAAACTGTTTGACTGTGACCTTTAAGGAATATGTCTCAATTTAA